CCGGCAATTTTTTGGCCTCTGGCTTCAGGGACGGTGCGGTTGCATTGCGCTCAAGTTGCAGCGGCAAAACGAACTGTACCAGATTTAATGGCAGCGATCGCCTTAGTAAAGCCTCTACCACAAAATCATCCTTTAAGTCAAGAAATCGAACGGGGTTTAGCAGAGTGGTCGCAAGATTTACTCGCCTTAGCAGAAGAAAAGTTTCAAGCCGGACAGCTATCGGAGGCGATCGCGATCGCCTCCGATATTCCGTCAGATGTCTCTACAGCCTCCACCGTCCCAACGCAAATTGAAAAGTGGAAATCGATTTGGGCGGAAGCAGAAAAAATTTATGCTGAAGCCGAGTCCCAGATCCCGAAAGAAAACTGGTATCGGGCTTCGATGGCAGCGGTACGTTTGCTCAATGTCGGTAACAACTATTGGGCAAATACCAAATACGAAGAATTAAAATATGCGATCGCCACCGCCAGAGAAGATGGCGGAAGATTGGAGAAAATTCAAAATTTGGTCAATCGAGGCAGAGCCGACGATTTTCTAGCTGCTATACAGCAAATTCAAGCAATTGAAGCAGGTAGCTATTTTTATCAGAAAGCTCAAGCAATGATTCCCGATATCGGGCGCAAAATGCTCGATTTAGCCCAGGAAACTTTAGATAAAAGAGATGTAGACAAAGCTGTCGAGATTGCCAATCAAATTCCTGCTGTTGCCAAATTAGAAACAGAAGTCCAAGATTTTACCGTCCTAGCTGAGGCACATCGGAGTGCTTTTGTCGGTACTGTTTCTAGCATAGAAGCGGCAATTGCCGAAGCGCAAAAAATTGGACTAGACCGACCGCTTTACTATAAAGCTCAAGATACGATCGCCCGTTGGCAACTTGAAATTGAAGATGTGCAGCATCTAGCCAAAGCACGCAGCTTAGCTCAACCAGGGGCAGTTGCCGATTTAAATGCAGCGATCGCTGAAGCTTTGATGATTCCAGACTCGAATCCCCGTGCTGCTGAAGCCAAGCGAGAAATTGACGGCTGGCGGCGACGGATACAAACATTTGAAGACCAACCTTACCTTAACCGTGCCGACGAGATAGTGGTTGAAGGCGATGTCGTCGCTTTACAAGCAGCAGTTGATGAAGCGAGTAAAATTGGTGAAGGACGCGCGCTTTATGGCGAAGCCCGTAAGCGAATTCGCAACTGGACGCGCCAGATCCAAACGATTGAAGACCAGCCATTCTTAGACCAAGCGCGAGACTTGGCAAATAATGGCAATCTACCAGCGGCGATCGCTGCTGCTGGGCAAATTGGTGCGGGACGGGCGCTACATGCCACAGCGCAGGCAGAAGTTAAGGAATGGCAAACTCAACTTCAGGCGGAACAAGATTGGCGCGAAGCCCAGCAAGTTGCTTTGCAGAATACTCCCGATGCATTGGCACAAGCAATTCGGCTGGCGGATCGGGTTCCTAACAGCAATTCCTTACGATTGGATGTGAATCCAGCCATTAATAACTGGGGCGATCGCTTGTTGCGGTTGGCACAAGACCAAGGGACGTACAACCCACAAGCAGGGATCGATATAGCCCGTAAAATTCCGCGCAGCAGCAGCGCCTACGGAGCCGCTCAAGCGCAGATAGGCGAGTGGCAGAGGATTTTGAACCCTCCTCCTCCCGAACCGCTTCCCAGCCTCGATAACACCGCACCGAGTCCGATAAATTCCGAGCCTATTCCTAGTGCTAGTCCTGATGATAACTAATCCTGACGATTGTAAACTTTAACGGTTTTGATTAGGCATCATAAACATAGCAGCAAAACATTATTATCGCTCTTATGGATTACCCACAAAACCAAATAATTTAGCCAAACCACCAAGAATAGCTAAAATCAAACCGACTAAAAATCCTCGATTGATAAAATCTTGACTCTTGACTCGTTCATCTAGTCCATTTATTCTCTCACCCAGAGCTTTAATTTCTCCTTTAATTTCGGTTTGTCCTACTTTTAGATCGACAACATCTTTTTGTAGACCATCTAATTTCTGGTCAAGCTTAGCTAAAATTTCCTTTAAGTCTTGCTCTAGTGTGACTGACATAGGTAAAATTCCTATTTGGGAGAAATTAGTATAGATTCTTTTAGCATAGTTGCGATCGCATTTCCCCTGGAATGTTAAAAGCGATTCCCTACAATCAAGTTTTTTAACCTTATAAGGTATAGTTTATACCCTGTAATATATACCTGTAATATATAAATGGTGACTCAGCACAGAAGACAGTAGGGAAACTCAAGAGTCAACGCGATTCGTACTTTTTTCACCTAAAAATAGCTATGTCTCATTTGACAAACAAAGCAGCCATTTCTACTAATGGTATAGTCACAACCCCTCACTACCTAGCTTCCCAAGCGGGTTTAGAAATACTTCAGCAAGGGGGAAATGCCGTTGATGCTGCGATCGCTGCTGCTGCTACCTTGACGGTGGTTTATCCCCATATGAATAGTTTGGGTGGCGATAATTTTTGGTTGATTTATAATATCAAAAAACGAGAATTAAAAGGTTTGAATGCTAGCGGTCGAGCGGGGGAAAAGGCAACAATCGATCTCTATCAGTCTCTAGGTTATGACAGAATTCCTTTCAGAGGTTATTTAGCTGCAAATACCTTACCTGGAGCAGTATCCGGCTGGGACTTAGCATATAAATACGCTCAAGCAACCATAAATAATTCTTTGCCTTGGCAGCAACTTTTTGCTTCTGCAATTAAGTTTTCTGAGAATGGTTTCCCAACTTCTCAAAATCAAGCAAGCTGGACTCAAATAAGTATTGATGTAGATAAAGAATTTTTTAATTTACAAAGATTTTCTGGTTTTCGTCAAATCTATTTGAAACCTGATGGAACAATTTATCAAACAGGTGAAATATTTAAACAATCGCACTTAGCTCAAAGTTTAGCAGCGATCGCCTCTCAAGGTGCAGCCGAGTTTTATCAAGGGGAAATTGCCCAAAATATCGTTGCAGATTTACAAGAGAACGGGGGAATTTTAACTCTGCGAGATTTTGCGGAACATACTGCTAACTGGGTAGAACCAATTTCAGTCAATTATCGCGATTATATTGCTTATAACTTACCACCCAACACTCAAGGAATTGCCTCTTTATCGATTTTAAATATCTTAAATAATTTCGATTTACGCAAACTAGGAGAAGGAACGGCAGATTACTATCATTTGATTGTAGAAGCAACCAAACAAGCATTTAGCGATCGCGATAAATATGTGAGCGATCCTGACTTTGTAAATATGCCTTTAGATTGGCTATTATCTTCAGAACGTGGTAAAGAACTAGCAGCACAGATTAACTTGCAGCAAGCCGCTAACCAAGTACAACCTCTCGATCCAAAAGGCGATACAATTTGGCTGGGAGTTGTAGATAAAGATGGTAACGCTGTCTCTTTAATTCAAAGTATTTACTACGAATTTGGTTCGGGTATAGTTGCAGGTGATACGGGGATTCTATTACAAAATCGAGGGTGTTTTTTCTCCTTAGATCCGCAACATGTAAATTGTTTGCAACCTAAAAAACGTACTTTTCACACGTTAAACCCTGCCATGTTATTTCAAAACGGCAAACCGTATTTAGTCTACGGTACGATGGGAGGAGAAGGACAACCTCAAACTCAAGCTGCGATCGCAACTCGAATTGTCGATTTTGGTTTTAATGTCGAAGATGCAATTTCTGCACCGCGATGGTTGCAAGGACGTACTTGGGGAGTCGCTACCAACGAACTTAAAATTGAAGGCAGAGTTTCAGCAGATATTGTTCGAGAATTAAGCGATCGCGGTCACTCTGTTAAAGTTGTTGAAGATTATACAGATGTGATGGGACACGCTGGGGCGATTTTAATCGACGCTGAAACTAATATAAAATACGGTGCTGCCGATCCAAGAAGTGATGGTGCTGCTGTAGGATATTAATAAGTTGCCTGCAAGCGGCTAATCAAGTAATCTTTGGCAGAAATAGAAGGATACATTGCTACTCGATCCGTACAACAACCAGGAAGACAAGCAACCTCAGTATCATCGTTAGGATGGCAGAAAAAAGCTATTGAATAACGCGATCGCTTCATTTTTTCATCTGTTGGAATCGCTACCCGATGTTTGGTAGAACAAAAAACATGATTTGTCCATCGTTGCATTAAATCTCCAGTATTTACAATTATCGTATCAGGAATCGCTGGAGCTGCGATCCATTCTCCATTTTTCGTTTGTACTTCTAATCCGCCAATATCATCTTGAAATAACAAAGTAATACTACCGTAGTCGGAATGTTCCCCCGCCCTTACCTGTCCTTGTTTTGGAGGTTGTTCTAATGGGGGGTAGTGTAGTAATCTCAGAGTATGAGCTTGTGCATTATGATTGGCAATAAAAAAGTCTTCTGGAATTTGTAATGCCATCGCAAAAGTTTGTAGAATTATATCCGTTATTTGTACACAAGCTTTCCAGGAATTCAATGCACAACTATGAAATTCAGTACTAAAGTCTGGGTTTTGAGCAATGGATTTTAAATTTAGATTTAATGCTTCTTTTAAATCTCCTGGCTGTTTTGGATCGAGGCGTTCCCTTTCTATACCTACATAACCACTGTTGTGAGATTCATCTAACCACGCTATTTGGTTTTTTGCTTCCAACGGAAGATTAAAAAATTGCTGAGAGTGTGTAAATAGCTGTTGGATTAAATGAGAAGAAATACCTGAATTTTTGATATATAAAAATCCAATTTCATGACAAGCTTGATAAACGCGATCAACTATAGTTTGTCTTTCTAATTCATCTCCTGTTGCAAATGTTTGCAAATCAATAATTGGAATTTGCAATACTGGGTTAGTCATAGTTAGATTTGCACGTAAATGTTGGTAATTGATAATAAATAATTAGTATTAATCAACAACAGATGCAGCAATAACACCCTCAGCCTCCAACATTGCAGCCACCTGTAAAATTTTCCCCTCATTGTAAGGTGCGGCAATCAACTGCACCCCCAAAGGTAAACCATTCGATCGCGCGATTGGCACGGATAAAACAGGTAAACCAATAAAAGATAGCGGCTGAGTAAACAATCCCAAATGGGGACGAACTAAAATTTCCCGTCCATCTAACTGAATCGTTTGTTGTCCGATGAATGGTGCAACACATGGTGTTGTAGGGGCTAGAATCAAATCGACGTGTTGAAAAATTGCGCGGACGCGATCGCGAAACCACCGTCTAAATCTCTGCGCCTGAATATACCAACTCGCAGGAATCATCGCCCCAGCCAAAAAACGATCGCGGGTAGCCGGATCGAAGTCTTCAAGACGCGATCGCAAGTTTGCTAAATGCAGATTTGCCCCTTCACACGCTGTAATTATAAAAGCCGCTGCCCTAGCACGGTGCGCTTCTGGGATAGTAACGTATTGCGTCGCGCCTAAAACTTGGGCGACTCGTTCCACAACAGCTAAAGCTTCCGGTTCTGCACCTGTCCGAAAATAATCTTCAGCAATGGCAATGCGTAACCCATCAATATTGTCCGGTTGTAGAGACGTTACATGTAACGTCTCTACAGGGGAACGTTGCGTGCAAACCGGATCGCGACTGTCCCATCCTTGCAGCACGTCAAAGGCGATCGCTACATCTCTTACAGAACGGGTAAACGTGCCAATGTGGTCGAAACTACTGGCAAATAAAAACGCTCCCGCCCGCGATAATCTCCCATAGGTGGGTTTGAGTCCGTAGACACCGCATAAAGCCGCAGGGACGCGAATAGAACCGTTGGTATCGGAACCCAGCGTCAGGGGAACCATTCCCCCAGCTACCGCCGCCGCCGATCCTCCAGAAGAACCGCCAGCAATGCGATTTGTGTCATGCGGGTTGTGGGTTGCACCGTAGTGAGCATTTTCCGTGACAAAACCATAGGCGTATTCATCCATATTGAGCGCCCCGACTAAAATTGCTCCGGCTTGTTTCAGTTTGGCGATCGCCGTAGCATCTCGGCTAGCGGGAGGATTTTCCGCATTGATTTTCGAGCCAGCTAGGGTCGTTATCCCAGCAATATCAAATAAATTTTTGACCGCAAAGGGAACGCCAGCTAGAACGCCTGGATCTTGCCCAGAGGCGATCGCCCGGTCGATCTTCGCTGCATCTGCTAAGGCTGTTTCAGTTGTAACGGTGGTGAAACAATTCAGTGCTGAATTCCGTGCGGTAATTCTGTCGAGGGTGGCGATCGCCACTTCTGTTGCGCTTACCTGTTGCGCGCGCACGGCTGTTGCTATGGTTACGGCATCAGCAAGGTCTAAGTTCATGCTTTCATCTTAAGGCAGATAATCTAACGCGATCGAACAAGGGCGATCGTCATTCACTAATGAGTGCTTTTGTCAATTGCCTCCATCTATAGACTTGTTTAGATAGTTGACTGGGATAAAAATTTATTCATAAACCTTTACAAAGTTTAGTAAAATGATTTGTAAGAAATAAGTATTTATTCTTAACGTCATGATGACGGAACAATTTCCCTGGCTAACCGCGATTGTCCTGCTACCCCTTGTAGCTTCCCTACTCATCCCCGTACTGCCTGATAAAGACGGCAAGCGCGTGCGGTGGTATGCCTCAGGCGTGGCGATCGCGGACTTGATTCTGATGTGCTACGTTTTTTGGCAACACTACGATGCAGGCATCGCAACTTTTCAATTAGCGGAAAAGTATGCCTGGGTTCCCCAATTGGGTCTAAATTGGGCTGTCTCAGTTGATGGTTTATCTGTCCCGCTCGTACTGCTAGCAGGATTGGTGACGACACTTTCAATATTTGCGGCGTGGCAAGTCGATCGCAAGCCCCGCTTATTCTATTTCCTGATGCTGGTGCTGTATTCTGCCCAGATTGGGGTGTTTGTCGCCCAAGATATATTGCTGCTATTCATTATGTGGGAGATCGAGCTAGTCCCCGTTTACCTGCTCGTCTCGATTTGGGGTGGACCGAAACGACGCTACGCAGCGACAAAGTTTCTCCTCTATACCGCACTGGCTTCTATATTTATTCTCGTTGCAGGGCTAGCATTGGGTTTCTACGGTGGCAACCCTACCTTCGATATGGCAGCTCTGGCTGTGAAAAACTATCCGCTAGCGCTTGAATTGCCGATTTACGCCGGATTGCTGATTGCTTTTGGCGTGAAGCTAGCGATTTTCCCCATGCATACTTGGTTACCTGATGCCCACGGTGAAGCTTCTGCTCCCGTATCGATGGTTTTGGCGGGTGTACTGCTGAAAATGGGCGGATACGGGTTGATTCGCTTGAATTTGGAAATGTTACCTCACGCACACGTTTACTTTGCCCCAGTGCTGGCAACTGTAGGCGTGGTTAATATTATTTACGGTGCGTTGGCTTCCTTCGCTCAGTCCAACATGAAGCGCCGTCTCGCCTACTCGTCTGTTTCCCACATGGGATTCGTCCTACTAGGTATTGCCTCTTTTACGGATGTTGGCATCAGCGGCGCACTCCTGCAAATGCTGTCTCACGGTTTGATTGCCGCAGTTCTGTTCTTCCTCGCAGGCGTAACTTACGATCGCACTCATACGTTATCAATGGAAGAAATGGGCGGTATCGCTCAGGTTATGCCCAAAGTCTTTGCTCTATTTACCATAGGTGCAATGGCATCGCTGGCACTTCCTGGGATGAGCGGCTTTGTCAGCGAGATTTCGGTCTTCGTTGGTGTGACTACAAGCGATATTTACAGCTCAACCTTCCGCACGGTGACGGTATTTTTAGCCGCCGTAGGGCTGATGCTCACTCCAGTCTATTTACTTTCGATGCTACGTCAGGTATTCTACGGTTCTGGTATCGCCCCTGCGTGTGTTTTAACGAGTACTCAGTTGCGGACGGATTACCAGGATAGTCAAGAAGCTGTCTGCTTCGGGACTGATTGCGTGTTACCTGGAGAGGCAAGGTTTGGCGATGCTAGACCGCGTGAAGTGTTCATTGCTGTCTCGTTCCTGGTGCTGATTATTGGTATCGGGTTATATCCCAAGCTGGCGACGCAAATGTATGATGTCAAGACGGTTGCGGTGAATGCCCAGATCCGCGAATCTTACGTCCAAATTGCTCAGAGCAATCCTCGCATTTATGCTAGCGGCTTCTTGGCTCCTCGGATCGATAAGCCTGAACTCGCGACTGTGCCGACGGGTGTTTTAAAGTGATTTGATTTTGTACTCCTGTTTATAAGCGATCGCTAGATGAAAGCGATCGCTTTTTCGTGTTGAGTTGTAGTTTATGATGATGTCACGCAAAGACGCGAAGGCTCGAAGAAAGGCGCAAAATTTATCTACGCTCGATTCGCAATACACTTGGTATTTGAGCGAAGCTAGGTAAATACTGATTTGACTGCCGACTGAACTGAGTTTTTAGCGTCTTTGAGTGTCTCGGCGATGGGATGCTGTTCGTGTAAGAAAATTCTGGCACAGTTGCGTCCCGGCAGTCCTGAGATGGAGCCGCCTGGATGGGTTCCTGCGCCTGTGAGATATAAGCCTTGAATTGGGGTTTTGTAGTTAGCTATTTCTGGTAAGGGACGGAAGCAAAGCATTTGTTCTAAGGTCATGTCTATGTGGTAGTAGTTGCCTTTGTAGCTTCCTAGCCGTTCTGCTAACTCGGCTGGGCTTTCGACGTGACGGGCAATAATTGAGTGCTTGAGATTGGGTGAGTATTGGGTTAGTTTATTGAGGACGCGATCGGCTACTTTGTTTTTAAGCTCGTCTGTCCATCCCGTACCTTTTAAGCCTGTACCCTCTGCACCAGCAATTTGATAGGGGGCAAAAAATTCAATCCAGAGTGTATGTTTGCCTTCAGGAGCCATTGAAGGGTCGAGTCCTGTTGGCATGACTAGATACATTGAAGGGTCTGCATCGGGAATTTTGCCCAGAGTAATCTCGCTATGGGCTTGTTCTACATGGTTGACGGAATCGGCAATTAAGACCGAACCCATGAGATATTCGTCTCGGTGGTCGTGGTTTTCAAAGCGCAAGGGTTCTGATAAGGCGCAGTCAATTTTGAGAATTGTTTCGTTGTTGTTGACAATGCGGCGGTCTAGTCTTTCGCGTAAGTTAGGATCGGCACTATCGACATCGCTAGCATCCATCAGTTGCAGAAATAGCCGTTTGGCATCAATGCTAGAGATAACAGCTTGATGGGCGCGATATTCTTTGCTACCGCGAACTCGCACGCCCACAGCGCGATCGCGATCGATTAAAATTCGTTCTACACTTTGTTCTGTAAGGATTACGCCGTCTAAACTTTTGACTAACTTAACTAAAGCTTCGGTTAGCGCTCCCGTACCACCTCGCGGACGTGCCATTCCAGGTTCGTGACGCAACACAGCCATCATTGCTCCAAATGACATGGCTTTTTGAGAGGGAGGCGAACTTAATTCTGCTGAGAGTCTGGCAAGGGGTGCTTTGACAAATTCAGCGTCAAAATATTCGTTAAGATTATCTACTGGGCTAGATAATAGAGTACGTAGAAGGTCTAAAGTCTCGTTGGGACCACCCAGCACTGAGAACAACTCTTGCAGGTTTTTCAAGCCGTAGTTACCAGAGATATCTGCTAAAGATTTGGGTGGAGCGTTGAAAAATGGTGCGACACCGCGCACGAAGCGCAGCCAAAAGTCTGCATATTCAGCATATTTTTCCGCGTCGCGCTGGCTGAAACGGGCAATTTCTGCACGAGTCTTTTCTACCGATTTATGGGCGAGAAAGTATTTTCCGTCAGGATGGGGACAAAAGGCAACTGGATCGCACGTTAGATATTCTAAGCCGTATTTTTCTAGTTCTAATTCCTGAATCACCGATCCGAGGAAAATAAATAGGTGATTAATAGCACAGGGGTTAAACTTAAATCCAGGTGCTTCTTGGGGCATGAGTTCTTCTGTTGTAGCTCCACCCCCTGGAATTGGCTGTTTTTCTAGAAGCAAGACGCTATAGCCTGCTTTCAGTAAGTAAGCCGCACAGACTAGTCCGTTATGACCAGCACCAATAATAACAACATCGTAAGCTTGCATGGAAGAGAATTCGGAAACACGCTATCTTCTTTGATGCTAGAGAGCAGTTAACAATTCTCAATCTCTCAACGGTTATACCTTACGCATATTTTGACTGTTCGGATCGAAACCACGGGAAAAGCGGGTGCTATTGTCGTAGCAAGCACCACTTAAGTTCGCTCCGTACAATTTGGCGTAGTTGAGTCTAGCTTTGCGTAAATTTGCTTCAGTTAGTTTTGCACCGCAGAGGTTTGTGCGCGTCAGGTTAGCATTAATCAGGTTTGCGCCAGTTAAGTTTGCTCCCCACAATTTCGCCTTGGCTAAATTTGCTCCTTCTAAGTTGGCTCCCCACAGGTTAACTCCTACCAAATGAGCGTTAATCAGCTTAACGTTGGCTAAGTCAGCTTTAATAAAGTCTCTTTCTCCTGCTGCATAGCGTTTCAGCAGTTCTTCAGCATTCATATTTCTTTACACTTATAGGCGATCGCATCCTACTTTAATCTTGCCTTATAACCAAAATTGGCGATCGCCTTCTAGCAAACCTGGATAAATGCCTTGCAACCGTCGATAAGCCATACGGTCAGAACCAAAAAGCGGTATTGGTAAGCGCGGCTCGTTCAGCGAACCATGATGTAGTAAGGTAAGTTTCAAAGTCGCCTCTACTAAACTTTCTAACGATACCTGATGTCCTGCTTCATGAATTCTCAAGCGTAGAGGCAGAGGCAAACCGATTTTCGCCGAATTTAGTTCTGTCGTGACTAAAATAACTTCCCGCGCCGATAAGCGCAGTGCTAATCCTAGCGTTGGTGCTTTAATAACTTCTTCTTCCCAGTTGTAGAGCCGAGGAATCCCAGATTTATAGCACTCGACTAAAATAAACTCCGAACCAATTGCTTTCGCTCTTTCTTTTAAATGCTGCACTTCATCACCACAAAAGCGTCCATCGCGGTAAATTAGTACGACTTTACCTTTCAGTTGAGCTGCGGGAAGAAAGCTTTCTAAAATTCTTTGGGGAATTTCTTCCCCTTCAATTAAAGCATCTTCTAATCGATAGCGAATAAATTCTCCTTTGCGACCGTATAGACGCACGCTAGCGCAAGCATTCATAGTTCCAGAACCTCTCTTCTTGGCGCTTCTGGAAATATCTAAGCCGATGAAATAGTCGGCAATTCCTAATGGTTCAGCTAACACAAAAGGCAAGTTGCCTAGCTTGGCTAGAATACCTGGAATCACCTGATTTAATAAATATTTAGCTTCAACGCTTTTCAAAGTATCTTCGTAAATAACTTGGCTGGCAATTCCACGTCTGAGCAAGCGTGAGTAAATCCAAGAATATAAGCTGCCTCCTTCTGTATTATCGCTGTGGCGATCGCTAGTTGGTAAAAATGTCAAAACTATATCGGGATGATTTACCATCAATTCATCGACAGCTTCTTCAGCTTTGGCTCTCGCTTCAACTCCAGATAAATCATCTACCAATAATGTCTTTTTATTTTCAACAGGAAGAAGAGTTTCAAAACCATAGCGTTTGAGTCTCTGTCGCGTTTCTTGCAGAAAAGAATTTGCTGGATAATCGCAAAGTTTCAATGCAGCAATCCGAATTGGTCTTGACAAATCGCTAAAATCTTCATGACGGCGATACACGCCACCTTTAGATAAACCAGATAAAATTTGACCTTGAACGCCAATTTGATTTTTTCCAAACACCAGTTTTGTTTCTGATAATTTAACTGACGGAGAGAAGAATAATTCAGGATGTCTGCGGCTATTTATACTAATCTTCAGTTGAAATCCATAAGTAGCTAAACTTTGTCCAGCTTCTTTTTTGTACAATGCTAAAAGTTCTTTTCGCTCTAAATAAGGAATTTTAGTTGCAGACAGTAATTTTCCATAATCTACATCGAATTTTCTAGCAGTTTCCGCTGTTATGCAAGGACGTAAAGCTGCCATTGCATAATAAAAAGGTTGTTGATTTTTACCAAACTGTACGGCAACGACTGGCTGTTCTTCCGGTGCTTCTATCAATGCTTGTTTACTAATTGCGCCAGTTGCATCCTCAAGTAGTTTTTGTCTGTGGTCGGCAATAGTACCTACAATATCAGTTATTGTTGCAAAGCTATTACGTTCGATATCTCGTACTTTTAAGCCAATTAACAGTTGCTCTGGATTCTGCCGATAGGGATGATTATTGTAAAATTCTTCTAGATGCCTTTGATAGAAGAAACTACTATGGACGGTAATTGTCAAAGCTGGCTGAATCTGAGTTTGAATTTCAATCGTTTCTGCCCAAAAATCAATCTCTCGTTTGACTTCTACTTGATTTACTGATATTACAGATGGAGATGAAAAACGGCAATTTATTTTTAATACTCTCACTGCTAACTGTGAAAGAATCTCAGGTGTAATCTGTGGCTGGCTTACCCATTGTATTGCATAAGTGCGATCGCCAATATCTTTTTTTAATTCTTCGCAAATTTCTAGCAGTTTCTCGCGCCACTGTTCTTGGCTTGGCATTGGTCGATTGGGTTTGGCTAAAACCCAGAAAAATTTATTGTGCCAAATAACAACTGCATCAGGAAATTTTTGACTGAATCGCCAACTAAAGCTATTACCAGTTTTGCGTTCGATTTCTGGAGTTAATCGAAAACAAATGAAATTTTTCGGAGTAATATCTAGAAGTGAAATTTCACTTAAAAAAGTTGGAAATGAAGCAACTGGAAATTCTTGCATAACATTATTCATGCAGTCGCCTCAGTCATGGCAAATTTACAAATAGAGTTAAAAGCACAATAGCGACAACTTACGCCTGGATTAGGTGGAAAAATTCGATTAAAATCGTCAAAATTTCGACGATAGCGATACAAATCTTTTTGATGTCGTTGAGAGAGCGAAGATAGTTCTACTTGAAACGATTTGAGTATGCTAGATGACGCAATAATTCGCTCTGACTGTTGGCAAGTTTCCAAGTTATAAAATGAAGCAACAGCTTTTTGCT
This window of the Chroococcidiopsis thermalis PCC 7203 genome carries:
- a CDS encoding Piwi domain-containing protein, which codes for MNNVMQEFPVASFPTFLSEISLLDITPKNFICFRLTPEIERKTGNSFSWRFSQKFPDAVVIWHNKFFWVLAKPNRPMPSQEQWREKLLEICEELKKDIGDRTYAIQWVSQPQITPEILSQLAVRVLKINCRFSSPSVISVNQVEVKREIDFWAETIEIQTQIQPALTITVHSSFFYQRHLEEFYNNHPYRQNPEQLLIGLKVRDIERNSFATITDIVGTIADHRQKLLEDATGAISKQALIEAPEEQPVVAVQFGKNQQPFYYAMAALRPCITAETARKFDVDYGKLLSATKIPYLERKELLALYKKEAGQSLATYGFQLKISINSRRHPELFFSPSVKLSETKLVFGKNQIGVQGQILSGLSKGGVYRRHEDFSDLSRPIRIAALKLCDYPANSFLQETRQRLKRYGFETLLPVENKKTLLVDDLSGVEARAKAEEAVDELMVNHPDIVLTFLPTSDRHSDNTEGGSLYSWIYSRLLRRGIASQVIYEDTLKSVEAKYLLNQVIPGILAKLGNLPFVLAEPLGIADYFIGLDISRSAKKRGSGTMNACASVRLYGRKGEFIRYRLEDALIEGEEIPQRILESFLPAAQLKGKVVLIYRDGRFCGDEVQHLKERAKAIGSEFILVECYKSGIPRLYNWEEEVIKAPTLGLALRLSAREVILVTTELNSAKIGLPLPLRLRIHEAGHQVSLESLVEATLKLTLLHHGSLNEPRLPIPLFGSDRMAYRRLQGIYPGLLEGDRQFWL